The DNA window TCAGTGGGTGATGTGGACCGGGGTGCCGACGTCGACGGCTTCGAAAAGCATCGGGGCAAAAGGCTTGGGCAGGCGGATGCAGCCGTGGGAGGCAGGCTCGCCGGGCTCGGGGATCAGGCCGGCGTGCATGCCGATGCCCCAGTCGGTGAGGCGCATCCAGTAGGGCATCGGGGCCGCGACGTAGGTGCAGCCCGGCGGGACGCGGGTGCCGGGAGTCGCATCGCCGTTCACGACATTGCCGAACTCGTCCTCGATCCAGCCGTAGCGGTTCGAGTACTTGTCCACGATCTTCTCGGAAATGCGGAAGGTGCCGGACGGAGTCCTGCGGCCTTCAATGCCGGTCGCCACATAGGACCAGCCGATCGGTCGTCCGCCGCGGGTGTAGGTCGCCCGCTGTTCGCCGAGGTCGATGTTCACCTTCACTTTCCCCGGGCCGTAGTCGTCGTGCCATTCGTACATGACCCGCTCCGCACGCATCGCCGGCTGGTCGCTCAGAGGCGTGCAGGACGGGAGCAGTGCAGCCAATACCGGGAGGGAGACAAGGATGGCGAGCTTCATGACTGGACCTTCACAGACAATGCCCAGATCCGGGCCGGCGCAAGACTTTCGGGCCGGCTTCTCGCCCCCGACGGGTCATTCCTGCAGTTTCCGTGCCGCGGCGACGATGTCGTCGGGCTCGGCGCGCTTGCGATAGTCGGCGTCGAGAAAGGCCCAGCGGACGGTGCCGTCGGTGTCGATCACGTAAGTCGCCGCGAGTGGCAGGGTGCCGTCGCCCGCATCCGCACCGTTGAATTCGGTGAGGTCGAAGAACTGCTTGTAGAGCTCACGGACTTTCGGGGTGAGTTCGAAGGCGATGCCGTACTCCTTCGCAACCTTGTGGTTGAGGTCGGTCAGCACCTCGAACTCGAGCTTGTTCTTCTCGGCCGTGCTGAGCGTTTTGTCCGGGAGTTCCGGGCTCAGCGCCACCAGCTGGGCGCCGGCTTTCTTGAACTCCGGGAGCTTCTCCTGCATCGCGACCAGCGCGATGTTGCAGTACGGGCACCAGCCGCCGCGATACCAGGTCAGGACCACCGGTCCTTCCTTGAGCAGGTGGGAAAGGGTGACCGCGTCGCCTTTTGCATTCTTCAGGGTGAAGTCGGGCGCCTTGTCACCAACATCGACGGCCTTGTCGAGGATCCCGGACTCAGCAACGGCCTCGATACCCTTCGCGAATTCCTTGCGGACCTCCGGGTTGCCGTTCTTGGCGGCTTCCGCAGAGCGGGCGTCGAGCTGGTCCTGGAGTGTCTGGGCGAATAGGCAGGAGGTGCCGGCGAGCAGGCAGGTGATGATGGCTTTCATGCCCGGTTCGACGCCCGTTACGCGGTGCGCATTCCCGAAATCTCCCGCCGTCAGTCGAGCAGCCGCTGGCTCGGCATCGAGTCGGGGTAGCGTTTCGCCTCGATGCGGTAGTAGGCCTTCAGCAGATCGACCTCGAGGCCGACCGCCTCCCGCACCTCGTGCAGCGGCAGGTCGAGGAGCGGTTTGAAATCGACCGCTTCGAGCG is part of the Haloferula helveola genome and encodes:
- a CDS encoding L,D-transpeptidase family protein, with protein sequence MKLAILVSLPVLAALLPSCTPLSDQPAMRAERVMYEWHDDYGPGKVKVNIDLGEQRATYTRGGRPIGWSYVATGIEGRRTPSGTFRISEKIVDKYSNRYGWIEDEFGNVVNGDATPGTRVPPGCTYVAAPMPYWMRLTDWGIGMHAGLIPEPGEPASHGCIRLPKPFAPMLFEAVDVGTPVHITH
- a CDS encoding peroxiredoxin-like family protein yields the protein MKAIITCLLAGTSCLFAQTLQDQLDARSAEAAKNGNPEVRKEFAKGIEAVAESGILDKAVDVGDKAPDFTLKNAKGDAVTLSHLLKEGPVVLTWYRGGWCPYCNIALVAMQEKLPEFKKAGAQLVALSPELPDKTLSTAEKNKLEFEVLTDLNHKVAKEYGIAFELTPKVRELYKQFFDLTEFNGADAGDGTLPLAATYVIDTDGTVRWAFLDADYRKRAEPDDIVAAARKLQE